Proteins from a single region of Mytilus trossulus isolate FHL-02 chromosome 2, PNRI_Mtr1.1.1.hap1, whole genome shotgun sequence:
- the LOC134704995 gene encoding uncharacterized protein LOC134704995, producing the protein MATVLANIQRNRHNARKALSLGMLDVALFLSNVAQIKSVFGGDLGAGKKPLIAITVISLSLLIQVAIGILIIILLYIEGALLQLRQASRDNALLSDDGAMTEEFTNLESKPALSAADDAGAGKRSKLAIHARRINTAIVCLIFGVLCFNLVINGLDLTKPNFLKQLIMAYNITIPH; encoded by the exons ATGGCGACGGTGTTGGCG AATATACAGCGAAACAGACATAATGCAAGAAAAGCACTGTCACTGGGAATGCTAGATGTGGCACTTTTCTTATCAAATGTCGCGCAGATTAAATCTGTTTTCGGTGGAGATCTAGGAGCAGGAAAAAAGCCATTAATTGCTATTACCGTGATTTCCTTATCGTTACTTATACAGGTGGCTATAggaatattaataataatattgttatatatagaaGGGGCATTACTTCAGCTTAGACAGGCGAGTCGTGATAATGCGTTACTTTCTGATGATGGAGCAATGACAGAGGAGTTCACTAACTTGGAATCGAAGCCTGCCCTATCAGCTGCCGACGATGCTGGTGCAGGGAAGAGAAGTAAGCTGGCCATACATGCTAGAAGAATTAACACTGCAATTGTATGTCTTATTTTCGGAGTCCTGTGTTTCAATCTTGTTATAAACGGATTAGATCTTACGAAGCCTAATTTCCTTAAACAGCTGATTATGGCTTACAATATAACTATACCACACTGA
- the LOC134706847 gene encoding uncharacterized protein LOC134706847, producing the protein MSDLLTNIQKTRQNARKAISQGILDTALFLSNVAQLKSIVDEDLGTEAKPKVAITMISLSLLIQVVIGILIILLLDVEGALIELGDIARGGPMVPAEDEITEESTLLEPESRPTDHTGGTYVPDKRRKLKSRARRMNTAILFFIFVVLCLNMIINGLELSKPNTLKQWLKAYNITIPR; encoded by the exons ATGTCGGATCTATTGACT AATATCCAGAAAACCAGACAAAATGCAAGAAAAGCAATATCACAAGGAATATTAGATACTGCACTCTTTCTGTCAAATGTAGCCCAGCTTAAATCAATTGTAGACGAGGATCTAGGAACAGAAGCAAAACCAAAAGTAGCAATAACTATGATCTCATTATCGTTACTCATACAAGTAGTGATCGGGATcttaatcattttgttattggaTGTTGAAGGCGCCTTGATAGAACTTGGAGACATAGCACGTGGTGGTCCAATGGTTCCTGCTGAAGACGAAATCACAGAAGAATCAACTCTTTTGGAACCAGAATCAAGACCTACCGATCATACAGGGGGTACTTATGTTCCAGATAAAAGACGAAAGCTAAAATCTCGGGCCAGGAGAATGAACACtgctatattattttttatatttgtagttCTTTGCTTAAATATGATCATTAATGGCTTAGAACTATCAAAACCAAACACTCTGAAACAATGGCTTAAAgcttataatataacaattccAAGATAA